GCCGCTGGGGTGGATGAATCGATCGCCATGGGCATGAGCCTGCGGCCGTCGGAATATCCGTGGGGAGCCGGAACTTATCCTGTTGGCCGCACCACCAGGCAGGAGCGGGCCCGGACACCAGGGGGAGTTACGTGGGCACACCGGCCCGGACCGCGGCGGACGCCGGAAAGACGCATCGCCTCGGCGAGCTGCGGGAGTTCCTGATGAGCCGGCGGGCGCGGGTCAGTCCGGCCGAGGCGGGCCTCCCGGACGGCGGGGCCCGGCGGCGCACCCCGGGGCTGCGCCGCGAGGAGGTCGCGGTCCTCGCCGGCGTGGGGGCGTCCTGGTACCAGTGGCTGGAGCAGGGCCGCGACATCACCGTGTCGCCCCAGGTGCTGGACTCCGTGGCCCGGGTGCTGCGGCTCAGCAGCGCCGAACGCCGTCACCTCTATGTCCTCGCCGGGCTCAACCCGCCCGCGCTGGAGGTCGATCCGGCACATGTGGACATGTGCGACGGGCTGCAGCGGCTGATCGACGGCTGGATGCCGTTCCCTGCACACATCATGGACGCGTACTGGAACGTCATCCTCTACAACGACGCTGCCTCGATGGTGATGGGGCTGCGGCCGGACCGGCCGCAGAACTGTGTGATCGCCTTCTTCACCGATCCCGTCCACCGGGGCGCGGACCAGGAGTGGTGGGAGACCGCCGCCCGGGTCGTCGCCCAGTTCCGGGCCGCGTGCGCGGAGTGCCCCGACGACGACGGGTTCCGGGCGATCGTGGCCGAGGCGGCCGAGCGCAGCCCCGAGTTCGCCGAGCTGTGGGCGCGCCGGGACGTCGCGCCGGGCGGGCAGATGCGCAAGGAGCTGTCGCACCCGGCGGTCGGCACGCTGGTCGTGGAGGCCACCCAGTTGCGTATTCCGGCCCGCCCGGATCTGGCGGTCGTGCTGCACAACCCGTGGCCGGGCACTGACACGGAGGAGAAGCTGCGGTGGCTGGCCTCACCGGAGGGCCGGCGCGGTTCGATGCGGCAGGTCCGGGCGTGAGGGGTCCGGGCGCCCGCGTGCCGGGCCCGTCGCCGCACTTCGTATGCTCGGCACATGACCGATAGCACCGACCTCGGCGCCGAGGACCGCAAGATCGTCACGCTGGCGCGCAGCGCCCGCGCCCGCAACGGTGTGCCGGAGGGCGCGGCCGTGCGGGACGAGACCGGACGTACGTATGTGGCGGGCACCGTGGAGCTGGAGTCATTGCGGCTCAGCGCGCTCCGGACGGCCGTCGCGATGGCCGTGGCCAGCGGGGCCACGTCGCTGGAGGCGGCCGCGGTCGTCTCCGAGTCGCAGACCCCGTCCGACGAGGACCGGGCCGCGGTACGGGACCTGGGCGGGGCCGACACGCCCGTGCTGCTCGCCGGGCCCGACGGGGTGCTGCGGCTCACCGTGACGGCGGGCTGAACCTCCGCCGGACCACCATCGTGTGTACGAACGCCCCGCGCCCACCGGCGCGGGGCGTTCGTACAGGATGTGCGGGAAGCGTGGATCTTGACATCATCTGATGGCCCATCAGTCGGCGCATTTCGATCCCATTGACTTCTTCTCGACCGAAGCCATCAATGGCTCCCTGCCGACGCGGAAGAGCCGCCGCGCCGGATCCCGCAGGAGGGGGCTCCATGCGCCAAGCCATTCGAAGATCCGACAGCCGAAGATCCCGTCGCCCGGGCCGACCGGACCGCGGCCGCCGCTGGGCCGCCGCGCTGGGTGTCGGCGCGCTCGTCGTCACCGGGGGAGGGCTGCTGGCCGGACCCGCTCAGGCCAGTGCGACGGCCTCGGTCGCGGTGGACTTCCCGACCCACTGCATCCCGCCCGCCATCGCCGGCATCCCGCCGATCGACGGGACGACCTCGGCCGAGATCACCGTCGACAACGCCGCCCCGAAGGTCGGCGACACGGTCACGGTGACGTACACCGTTATCAAACCGGCCGCGAGCAACCCGGTCGACCTGGCGCTGCCCGCCGACATCATGACGCCGACCGGCAAGGTCACCGTCGCCGGTGCGCAGACCACCGACGTGACGGTCGCGGGCCCGAAGAAGAACGGTCCGGTGCCCGGCAAGGGCGAGTTCCCGTCGTTCTCCATGACCGGCACCTTCACCGTCACCGCGCCCGGTGAGATCACGCTCTCGCCCGGCGACTACAACATCCACACCAGCTACATCATGGAGCTGGACACGCCCTGCACGGTCACCGATCCGCCCGCCCCCGTCTCCCAGACGATCATCGCCACGGACGGCGGCGGTGAGGTCAACGAGCGCACCCTCACGCTCGGCACGTCCTCCGGGGCGCCTGGTGAGCGGGTGACCGTCACCGGTGCCGGGTTCACCCCGGGCGCCGATGTCACCGTGGCCGGCTGGAACGGCACCGCGATCACCGCCGACAGCATCACCTCCAAGGCTGCCGACTCGGGTGCCTTCACCTTCCGGCCCAAGATCACCGATCCGGCCACCACCGGCATCGTCGCGTTCGAAGGAGCGGGCTGGGATCCGGCCAAGGGCGCGGGCCCCCAGGCCTACACCGTCACCACAGGCGGCGGCGAGATCCCGGACGGCAGCCAGCAGCTGACGTCCACCGTCAATCCGGGCACGCTCACCATGACCCAGGCCGGGGATTCCGTCGCACTGTCGGCGGTCGACTTCGGGCAGGGCGGCGCCTCCACCGGAGCCCTGCAGACCGTGACGGTCCAGGACTTCCGCGGCGGCCCCGCGGGCTGGTCCCTGACCGGCAAGGTCACCGACTTCACGGGTCCGGGAGGGGCGACGATCGGCGCGTCCGCGCTCGGCTGGAGCCCGGCCTGCGCGACGAAGTCAGGCAGCCCGAGCACCTGCGCGGCCGGATCCGAGGGAACGGTCGGCAGCGCGGGCGCCACCCTGGCGTCCACGCCGGACGGTGCGTTCACCGGCGGTGAGTTCACCGTCGACGCCCGGCTGTCGCTGGACGTACCGGCGTTCACTCCCGCCGGCGCGTACACCGGAGTGCTCACGCTGACCCTGACGTGAGCGGGAGCTATTGATCAACCGGTGGGCCGGGCGCGCACCCGGCCGGCCCACCCCGCCCGAGCGTGCACCTGGGAGCCCGCACCGTGCGCAAACTGCCCGTACTCCTCCTGACCGGCGCCCTGCTCCTGCTCGGCGCGCCCACGGCCGCGGCCGCCGACAACGGCAGCTGGTCGGTCTTCCCCGCCACCGCCGACGCAGGCACGCGGCCGTACTTCTACCTCTCCGCCGACCCCGGCGCGACCCTCACCGACAAGGTGACCGTCACCAACAAGACCGGTGAGCCGCTGACCTTCCGGCTGTACGCCGCCGACGCGTACAACACCGCACGCGACGGCGGATTCGCGGTCCGCGCCCAGAACGAGAAACAGCGCTCCGTCGGAGCCTGGGCGAAGGCCGGGCGCGACCGGGTCACCGTGAAACCGCACGGCTCGGTCACCGTGCCCGTGACGATCAAGGTGCCGGAGGGTGCCGAACCGGGCGACCACCCCGGCGCGCTCGTCGCCCTCGACGAGCGCATCGACCCCACCGACGCGGGCGCCGTCGCCGTCGGCATCCAGAAGGCGGTCGGCGCCCGGATCTATCTGCGGGTGAACGGTCCGACGATGCCCGCGGTCTCCGTCGACGACGTCAAGGTCGAGCGCACCGCGCCGCTGGTCCCGGGCACGGGCAGGTCCCGGGCCGTCATCTCGTACACCCTCCGCAACCGCGGCAACGTCACCCTCAGCCCCAAGGTCGCCCTCAAGGCCGAGGGCCTCTTCGGCCGCACCCTGCTCGCCCGTGATCTCAAGCGCATCCCCTCCGAACTGCTGCCCCGCCAGGAGGTCCGGCTCACCGAGGAGTGGACGGGCGCGCCGCAGGTGGAGTGGGGTGAGATCAAGCTGACCGCGAGCGCCCGCGACACCCGCGAGTCCGCTTCCGTCTCGTACTTCGCCCTGCCCTGGCTGGTCGCCGGGGTGCTGCTGGCGGCCCTCGCCGGGGGTACGGCGCTGTGGATCCGGTCACGCCGCAACCGTCGCCGCACGGCCTGAGAACGGGGTCCGGTGGCTGCGGCGGGCGCCTTGGTGCCCCGCGGCCGCCGGGATCGGGGACAATGGGCGCCATGAGCGCTCGACCTAACCCAGAAGCTGCTGCGCAGCAGGCTGAGAACAACGCCCCCCACCGGGCCGGGTTCGCCTGCTTCGTGGGCCGTCCCAACGCGGGCAAGTCCACCCTTACGAACGCTCTGGTCGGCCAGAAGGTGGCGATCACGTCCAACCGGCCCCAGACGACCCGGCACACCGTGCGCGGCATCGTGCACCGGCCGGACGCACAGCTGATCCTGGTCGACACCCCCGGCCTCCACAAGCCGCGCACCC
This genomic interval from Streptomyces sp. NBC_00464 contains the following:
- a CDS encoding helix-turn-helix transcriptional regulator; protein product: MGTPARTAADAGKTHRLGELREFLMSRRARVSPAEAGLPDGGARRRTPGLRREEVAVLAGVGASWYQWLEQGRDITVSPQVLDSVARVLRLSSAERRHLYVLAGLNPPALEVDPAHVDMCDGLQRLIDGWMPFPAHIMDAYWNVILYNDAASMVMGLRPDRPQNCVIAFFTDPVHRGADQEWWETAARVVAQFRAACAECPDDDGFRAIVAEAAERSPEFAELWARRDVAPGGQMRKELSHPAVGTLVVEATQLRIPARPDLAVVLHNPWPGTDTEEKLRWLASPEGRRGSMRQVRA
- a CDS encoding cytidine deaminase codes for the protein MTDSTDLGAEDRKIVTLARSARARNGVPEGAAVRDETGRTYVAGTVELESLRLSALRTAVAMAVASGATSLEAAAVVSESQTPSDEDRAAVRDLGGADTPVLLAGPDGVLRLTVTAG
- a CDS encoding beta-xylosidase, which gives rise to MRQAIRRSDSRRSRRPGRPDRGRRWAAALGVGALVVTGGGLLAGPAQASATASVAVDFPTHCIPPAIAGIPPIDGTTSAEITVDNAAPKVGDTVTVTYTVIKPAASNPVDLALPADIMTPTGKVTVAGAQTTDVTVAGPKKNGPVPGKGEFPSFSMTGTFTVTAPGEITLSPGDYNIHTSYIMELDTPCTVTDPPAPVSQTIIATDGGGEVNERTLTLGTSSGAPGERVTVTGAGFTPGADVTVAGWNGTAITADSITSKAADSGAFTFRPKITDPATTGIVAFEGAGWDPAKGAGPQAYTVTTGGGEIPDGSQQLTSTVNPGTLTMTQAGDSVALSAVDFGQGGASTGALQTVTVQDFRGGPAGWSLTGKVTDFTGPGGATIGASALGWSPACATKSGSPSTCAAGSEGTVGSAGATLASTPDGAFTGGEFTVDARLSLDVPAFTPAGAYTGVLTLTLT
- a CDS encoding WxL protein peptidoglycan domain-containing protein, which encodes MRKLPVLLLTGALLLLGAPTAAAADNGSWSVFPATADAGTRPYFYLSADPGATLTDKVTVTNKTGEPLTFRLYAADAYNTARDGGFAVRAQNEKQRSVGAWAKAGRDRVTVKPHGSVTVPVTIKVPEGAEPGDHPGALVALDERIDPTDAGAVAVGIQKAVGARIYLRVNGPTMPAVSVDDVKVERTAPLVPGTGRSRAVISYTLRNRGNVTLSPKVALKAEGLFGRTLLARDLKRIPSELLPRQEVRLTEEWTGAPQVEWGEIKLTASARDTRESASVSYFALPWLVAGVLLAALAGGTALWIRSRRNRRRTA